A window of Deltaproteobacteria bacterium contains these coding sequences:
- the clpP gene encoding ATP-dependent Clp endopeptidase proteolytic subunit ClpP — MVSNSVFVIENTGRGERMYDIYSRLLKDRIVLLGTPIDDHVANSICAQLLFLESESPEKQINMYINSPGGSVTAGMAIYDTMQYISAPVATLCIGQAASMAAVLLAAGAKGMRYSLPHSRIMIHQPMGGFQGQATDIAIQAKEIIRLRGELNGILSRHTGQSLEKVEQDTERDYFMSGEEASAYGLIDQVLASRKELE, encoded by the coding sequence ATGGTCAGCAATTCTGTATTTGTCATCGAGAATACCGGCCGCGGCGAGCGGATGTACGATATTTATTCCCGTCTGCTCAAGGATCGCATCGTGTTGTTGGGCACGCCCATCGACGATCATGTCGCCAATTCCATTTGCGCCCAACTTTTGTTTTTGGAGTCCGAGAGTCCGGAAAAACAGATCAACATGTATATCAATTCTCCGGGCGGCTCCGTGACGGCGGGCATGGCCATTTATGATACCATGCAGTATATTTCGGCTCCCGTGGCCACCCTTTGCATCGGTCAGGCCGCGAGCATGGCCGCGGTACTGCTGGCCGCCGGGGCCAAGGGAATGCGATACAGCCTGCCGCATTCCCGGATCATGATCCATCAGCCCATGGGCGGATTCCAGGGTCAGGCCACGGACATCGCCATCCAGGCCAAGGAAATTATCCGGTTGCGTGGCGAACTGAATGGAATTTTGTCGCGGCACACCGGGCAGTCGCTTGAAAAGGTGGAACAAGATACGGAACGGGATTATTTCATGAGTGGCGAGGAAGCCAGCGCCTACGGATTGATCGATCAGGTTCTTGCTTCGCGTAAAGAGTTGGAATAA
- the clpX gene encoding ATP-dependent Clp protease ATP-binding subunit ClpX translates to MADRKKRTGKDLCCSFCGKTQDEVQRLIAGPEVYICNECIALCDDILKNDNRKEDLDSSDIPLPQEIKAALDDYVIGQDDAKKILSVAVYNHYKRIKYHARSKDDVELDKSNILLIGPTGSGKTLLAQTLARILKVPFAIADATTLTEAGYVGEDVENILVQLVQNADYDLEAAAKGIIYVDEIDKISRKSDSPSITRDVSGEGVQQALLKIIEGTVANIPPKGGRKHPQQEFIRLDTSNILFIVGGAFIGLEDMVKQRVRGSSMGFGAKVRSKDDDKTDSLLKQVHPMDLIRYGLIPEFTGRISVITSLTELTEADLVRILQEPRNALIKQYQKMFELEDVELKFTANSLKAVAGRAIKLETGARGLRSVMESIMLDIMYTLPSMKNVSECVINRAVVEEGKEPLLLFKPEAKSA, encoded by the coding sequence ATGGCGGACAGAAAGAAAAGGACGGGGAAGGATTTGTGTTGTTCCTTTTGCGGGAAGACCCAGGACGAGGTGCAACGGCTCATCGCCGGGCCTGAAGTCTATATTTGCAACGAATGCATCGCCCTGTGCGACGACATTCTGAAGAATGACAACCGCAAGGAGGATTTGGATTCCTCGGACATCCCGCTACCGCAGGAAATCAAGGCCGCCTTGGATGACTATGTGATCGGACAGGATGATGCCAAGAAAATTTTGTCCGTGGCGGTGTACAACCATTACAAGCGGATCAAGTACCATGCCCGGAGCAAGGACGATGTCGAGCTGGACAAGAGCAATATCCTGCTCATTGGGCCGACCGGCTCGGGCAAGACGCTTTTGGCCCAGACCTTGGCCCGTATTCTGAAAGTTCCCTTCGCCATCGCCGACGCCACCACCCTGACCGAGGCCGGTTATGTCGGGGAGGATGTCGAGAATATTTTGGTGCAGTTGGTCCAGAACGCGGACTACGATCTGGAGGCAGCCGCCAAGGGCATCATTTATGTGGACGAGATCGACAAAATTTCCCGTAAGTCCGATAGCCCGTCCATCACTCGCGACGTTTCCGGAGAAGGGGTGCAGCAGGCCCTGCTCAAGATCATTGAGGGCACGGTGGCCAACATCCCGCCCAAGGGTGGACGCAAGCATCCGCAGCAGGAGTTCATCCGTCTGGACACGTCCAACATCCTGTTCATCGTCGGCGGTGCCTTCATCGGTCTGGAGGACATGGTCAAGCAACGGGTGCGGGGATCGAGCATGGGCTTTGGAGCCAAGGTCCGGAGCAAGGACGACGACAAGACGGACAGTCTGCTCAAGCAGGTCCACCCCATGGATTTGATCCGCTATGGGCTTATTCCGGAGTTCACGGGCCGTATTTCCGTGATCACGTCCTTGACGGAATTGACCGAGGCGGATCTGGTGCGCATTCTTCAAGAACCACGAAATGCCCTCATCAAGCAGTACCAGAAAATGTTCGAGCTGGAGGACGTGGAACTCAAGTTCACGGCCAATTCGCTCAAGGCCGTGGCCGGCAGGGCCATCAAGCTCGAAACCGGGGCGCGGGGTCTGCGTTCCGTCATGGAGTCCATCATGCTCGACATCATGTACACCCTCCCGTCCATGAAGAATGTCAGCGAATGCGTCATCAACCGCGCCGTGGTGGAGGAAGGCAAGGAGCCGCTCCTGCTTTTCAAACCCGAGGCCAAGAGCGCCTGA
- a CDS encoding endopeptidase La, with amino-acid sequence MSDAIVFEKSSPDAMILPVMSLREVVMFPKSIVPLFVGRESSIKAIEMALDKYDKKIFLVAQRDPAQERPTEDGLYEIGTISKVLQMLRLPDGTIKVLFEGLSRAAWDRDKGLMSLDEIQMVLATPVPDAGGSVLESEAIVRATHEAIDEYAQVNRKLAKETILAINSVQQPGRLADSVAPHLKASFDRKQEVLEIRNPVQRLERVYELIQEEIEIFSLEKKIKGRVKKQMEENQKDYYLGEQLKAIHKEMGRDFDPKADLEELEAKLKDKDMPDDAREKAMAELKKLRQTPPSSAEYAVLRNYVDWILALPWSVVRGVEIDLVEAQKILDGDHYGLEKPKERILEYLAVQALVKKLRGPILCLVGPPGVGKTSLAKSIARATGREFVRLSLGGVRDEAEIRGHRRTYVGAMPGKIIQSLKRVASNNPVFCLDEVDKMSMDFRGDPSAALLEVLDPEQNSAFNDHYLDMDYDLSSIFFITTANSLQTIPLPLQDRMEIITIPGYLETEKERIATDFLVPKQLEQHGLKPENLTLSKGAVLEIIRRYTRESGVRNLERELASICRKVARHLVEEKDMDKNVSISKTMLGSYLGVPKVRYGLREEQAQVGVTTGLAWTQTGGELLIVEVALMPGTGKIEITGKLGDVMQESAKAAVSYIRSRSELFGLKRDFHKEVDIHIHVPEGATPKDGPSAGITLATCLASALLDIPVRNDVAMTGEITLRGRILPIGGLREKLLAAHRGLISRVLVPKENERDLKDVPKAILKELEIVLVDNMDEVLCAALKDVTKESLFSGAADFTPVCRALHKEQGLPNTH; translated from the coding sequence ATGTCCGACGCCATTGTTTTCGAGAAATCCTCCCCGGACGCCATGATCCTGCCAGTCATGTCCCTGCGGGAAGTTGTCATGTTCCCGAAATCCATTGTCCCGCTTTTCGTGGGACGGGAAAGCTCCATCAAGGCCATCGAGATGGCCCTGGACAAGTACGACAAGAAGATATTTCTGGTCGCGCAACGGGACCCCGCCCAGGAGCGGCCCACCGAGGACGGCCTCTACGAGATCGGGACCATCAGCAAGGTGCTGCAGATGCTCCGTCTGCCGGATGGAACCATCAAGGTTTTGTTCGAAGGACTGAGCCGGGCGGCCTGGGATCGGGACAAGGGGCTCATGTCCTTGGACGAGATCCAAATGGTGCTGGCCACGCCCGTGCCCGATGCCGGCGGGTCGGTCTTGGAAAGCGAGGCCATTGTCCGCGCCACGCACGAGGCCATCGATGAATATGCCCAGGTCAACCGCAAGTTGGCCAAGGAAACCATTCTGGCCATCAACAGCGTGCAGCAGCCGGGCCGCTTGGCCGATTCCGTCGCGCCGCATCTCAAGGCCAGTTTTGACCGCAAGCAGGAAGTGCTGGAGATCCGCAATCCGGTCCAGCGTCTGGAACGGGTCTACGAATTGATCCAGGAGGAGATCGAAATCTTTTCCTTGGAAAAGAAGATCAAGGGCCGGGTCAAGAAGCAGATGGAGGAGAACCAGAAAGACTACTATCTGGGCGAGCAGCTCAAGGCCATTCATAAGGAAATGGGGCGGGATTTCGATCCCAAGGCCGACCTGGAAGAGTTGGAGGCCAAGCTCAAGGACAAGGACATGCCCGACGACGCTCGGGAAAAGGCCATGGCCGAGCTCAAGAAGCTGCGCCAGACGCCGCCGTCGTCGGCCGAGTACGCGGTATTGCGCAATTACGTGGATTGGATTTTGGCGTTGCCCTGGAGTGTGGTCCGCGGCGTGGAGATCGATTTGGTCGAAGCCCAGAAGATTTTGGACGGCGATCACTATGGTTTGGAGAAACCCAAGGAACGCATCCTCGAATATCTGGCCGTGCAGGCGTTGGTGAAAAAGCTGCGCGGGCCGATTTTGTGCCTGGTGGGCCCTCCGGGCGTGGGCAAGACCTCGCTGGCGAAATCCATAGCCAGGGCCACGGGTCGGGAATTCGTTCGCCTCTCCCTGGGTGGGGTGCGTGACGAGGCTGAAATCCGTGGACATCGCCGGACGTATGTCGGCGCCATGCCCGGCAAGATCATCCAGTCATTGAAGCGAGTTGCGTCCAATAATCCGGTTTTCTGCCTGGATGAAGTGGACAAGATGAGCATGGATTTTCGTGGCGATCCGTCGGCCGCCCTGCTTGAAGTGCTCGATCCGGAACAGAACAGCGCCTTCAATGACCATTACCTGGACATGGACTACGATCTGTCGTCCATTTTTTTCATTACAACGGCCAATTCCCTGCAGACTATCCCCTTGCCTCTTCAGGACCGCATGGAGATCATCACCATCCCCGGTTATCTGGAAACCGAGAAAGAGCGCATCGCCACGGATTTTCTCGTGCCCAAGCAGCTCGAGCAGCATGGGCTCAAGCCCGAGAATCTGACTCTGTCCAAGGGCGCGGTGCTGGAAATCATCCGTCGTTACACGCGTGAGTCCGGAGTGCGCAATCTGGAACGCGAGCTGGCCTCGATCTGCCGCAAGGTCGCCCGGCATCTGGTCGAGGAAAAGGACATGGACAAGAACGTCTCCATCAGCAAGACCATGCTGGGGTCGTATCTCGGCGTGCCCAAGGTGCGCTATGGATTGCGCGAGGAGCAGGCGCAGGTGGGCGTGACCACCGGACTGGCCTGGACCCAGACCGGCGGCGAGTTGCTCATTGTCGAGGTGGCGCTCATGCCGGGCACGGGCAAAATCGAGATCACCGGAAAACTGGGCGATGTCATGCAGGAGTCGGCCAAGGCCGCGGTCAGCTACATCCGTTCACGATCCGAGCTTTTCGGACTGAAGCGGGATTTTCACAAGGAAGTCGATATCCATATCCATGTGCCCGAAGGCGCCACGCCCAAGGACGGACCGTCGGCCGGCATCACCCTGGCCACATGTCTGGCCTCGGCCCTGCTGGATATCCCGGTTCGAAACGACGTGGCCATGACCGGTGAAATCACGTTGCGGGGACGGATTTTGCCCATTGGTGGCTTGCGTGAAAAATTGTTGGCCGCCCATCGGGGTCTTATCTCTCGCGTTTTGGTGCCCAAGGAAAACGAACGCGACTTGAAGGATGTGCCCAAGGCCATTCTCAAGGAGCTGGAGATCGTCTTGGTGGATAATATGGACGAAGTGCTGTGCGCGGCCCTGAAGGACGTGACCAAGGAATCGTTATTCTCGGGCGCGGCGGATTTTACGCCTGTCTGCAGGGCATTGCACAAGGAGCAGGGTCTTCCCAACACGCATTGA
- a CDS encoding thiol peroxidase: MIRRENVVTFMGNPLVLLGQELRAGMPAPDFSVVDNDLGPVTLADCAGKVTVISAVPSLDTPVCDMETRRFNQEAQALGDAVKVLTVSMDLPFAQKRWCGNAGVANVQTVSDYQTASFGQAYGVLIEGLRLLARAIFVVDASGTIVSVQIVPELTHEPDYSAVLDAVKNAL; this comes from the coding sequence ATGATCAGACGAGAAAACGTGGTGACCTTCATGGGCAATCCCTTGGTCCTGCTCGGGCAGGAACTGCGGGCGGGCATGCCCGCTCCGGATTTTTCCGTTGTCGACAATGATCTGGGTCCGGTGACCTTGGCCGACTGCGCGGGCAAGGTCACGGTTATTTCGGCCGTGCCGTCCCTGGACACGCCTGTGTGCGACATGGAGACCCGGCGTTTCAATCAGGAGGCTCAAGCCTTGGGCGACGCGGTCAAGGTTTTGACCGTGAGCATGGATTTGCCTTTCGCCCAGAAGCGCTGGTGCGGTAACGCCGGCGTGGCCAATGTTCAGACCGTGTCGGATTACCAGACCGCGTCTTTTGGACAGGCCTATGGCGTGCTCATCGAAGGGCTGCGTTTGTTGGCCCGGGCGATTTTTGTCGTCGATGCCTCGGGAACGATTGTCTCTGTCCAGATTGTACCGGAGTTGACTCATGAGCCGGATTACAGCGCCGTGCTCGATGCCGTGAAGAACGCCCTCTAA
- a CDS encoding ferritin codes for MLGPKMEKALNDQVNAEMFSAYLYLAMVAYFQDKNLPGFANWMTVQNQEETFHAMKFFRYISERGGRVVLDAIEKPRFEWSSPLEAMEAAQHHEAYISSRINDLVNLAIEEKDHATNSFLRWFVDEQVEEEDSVNEVVQKLRLVGTDGGGLFMLDRDLSTRVFTPPAA; via the coding sequence ATGCTCGGTCCAAAAATGGAAAAGGCTTTGAACGATCAGGTCAACGCGGAGATGTTTTCCGCCTATCTCTATTTGGCCATGGTCGCGTATTTTCAGGATAAAAATTTGCCTGGATTTGCCAATTGGATGACTGTCCAAAACCAGGAAGAAACCTTCCACGCCATGAAATTCTTTCGCTACATCTCGGAGCGGGGTGGGCGCGTGGTCCTGGACGCCATCGAGAAGCCTCGGTTTGAGTGGTCCAGCCCGCTTGAAGCCATGGAAGCGGCCCAGCACCACGAGGCCTATATCTCCAGCCGCATCAATGATCTCGTCAACCTGGCCATCGAGGAAAAAGACCACGCCACCAACAGCTTTTTGCGCTGGTTCGTGGACGAGCAGGTCGAGGAAGAGGACAGTGTCAACGAAGTAGTCCAAAAATTGCGTTTGGTCGGCACGGATGGTGGCGGATTGTTCATGTTGGACAGGGATCTGTCCACGCGGGTGTTCACGCCTCCGGCGGCCTAG
- a CDS encoding DUF2062 domain-containing protein → MEKVWTRILRSFRYGYLRIVRIKAPAESIALGLALGVFVGCMPLLSLQMVVAVFLALLLRASKVAAALGTWWTNPFNWAIVFPLFYMLGRVFVPGEVVPLAMSELTQAGLTELFQRGGKWLLITSLGGTIAGIPLAMATYFFTLRAVRMYHNVRAVRRRERQRAGIRND, encoded by the coding sequence ATGGAAAAAGTCTGGACACGAATCCTTCGCTCCTTCCGCTACGGCTACTTGCGCATCGTCCGGATCAAGGCTCCGGCCGAATCCATCGCGTTGGGGCTTGCGCTCGGGGTTTTTGTCGGATGCATGCCCCTTTTGTCCCTGCAAATGGTCGTGGCGGTTTTTCTGGCCCTGCTGCTGCGGGCCAGCAAGGTGGCGGCCGCTTTGGGGACATGGTGGACCAATCCCTTTAACTGGGCGATCGTCTTTCCCCTGTTTTATATGCTTGGGCGCGTTTTCGTGCCTGGCGAGGTCGTCCCCCTGGCCATGAGCGAATTGACCCAGGCGGGCTTGACGGAACTTTTTCAGCGTGGGGGAAAATGGCTGCTCATCACCTCCCTGGGCGGAACCATAGCGGGCATTCCTTTGGCCATGGCGACATATTTTTTTACCCTGCGTGCCGTCCGCATGTACCACAACGTGCGGGCGGTGCGACGCAGGGAGCGGCAACGTGCGGGGATTCGCAATGATTGA